A single genomic interval of Peribacillus sp. FSL H8-0477 harbors:
- a CDS encoding helix-turn-helix domain-containing protein, protein MAKYSDEFKLMIVREYLNGPLGFKLLVRKYEIKSPTQLRNWVNIYKNQGAVGLSRKKTNEFYSVQFKLDVLSFMKRTGASYTETALHFGLTNPPLIASWKGKLLESGVEGLLKPKGRPAMSDKAKNNQRRKQPVKEMTVEQKLKRENELLRLENEYLKKLRAFQMDPDGYLEKHKQRYHTNSKKNSD, encoded by the coding sequence TGTGAGAGAGTATCTGAATGGTCCACTTGGCTTCAAACTACTTGTTCGTAAATACGAGATAAAATCACCTACGCAATTAAGAAATTGGGTAAATATATACAAGAACCAAGGCGCAGTTGGACTTTCTAGAAAGAAAACCAATGAATTTTACTCTGTTCAATTCAAGCTTGATGTACTAAGCTTTATGAAAAGGACAGGCGCTTCTTACACTGAAACGGCTCTTCACTTCGGGTTAACCAATCCACCTTTGATTGCTTCGTGGAAAGGAAAACTCCTTGAGAGTGGTGTGGAAGGCCTACTTAAACCGAAAGGACGGCCAGCCATGTCAGACAAAGCGAAGAACAATCAAAGAAGAAAACAGCCTGTAAAAGAGATGACCGTTGAACAGAAACTCAAAAGGGAAAATGAACTTCTGCGTTTGGAGAACGAGTACCTAAAAAAGTTGCGCGCTTTTCAGATGGATCCGGACGGTTATCTCGAAAAGCACAAGCAGCGCTATCATACGAACTCAAAGAAGAATTCCGACTGA